One segment of Rhipicephalus sanguineus isolate Rsan-2018 chromosome 6, BIME_Rsan_1.4, whole genome shotgun sequence DNA contains the following:
- the LOC119396322 gene encoding steroid 17-alpha-hydroxylase/17,20 lyase produces MCASAQKMKGAEFRFLSGKTENFTHAMLSAREDAIREEKGDAEYLTKGNMVQVVLNIFGAATDTSAAELQWLFLMMAKEPWIQEKIQKEIEDNIGNSPPVYKDREKMPFTVACLMETLRCFPAAPLGIPHNTTTNTKLGKLEIPKDTGVLFNAYGVNHDPKLWDEPEEFRPERFLDPATGKLRREPLPLVTFGMGPRTCPGEKLAHVDMFYILVRLLQRLSVSAGEKQPMVDVRSLRSNIFLLPAEQNITLTRRN; encoded by the exons ATGTGTGCATCGGCGCAGAAGATGAAAGGCGCTGA GTTCCGTTTTCTTTCAGGGAAAACTGAAAACTTCACTCACGCCATGCTGTCCGCTCGCGAAGATGCGATACGTGAAGAAAAGGGTGACGCCGAGTACCTGACCAAAGGAAACATGGTTCAGGTTGTTTTAAACATATTTGGAG CCGCAACCGACACTTCAGCCGCAGAACTTCAGTGGCTATTTCTGATGATGGCTAAAGAGCCCTGGATTCAAGAAAAAATCCAAAAAGAAATCGAAGACAACATCG gaaaCTCGCCACCTGTCTACAAAGACAGGGAAAAGATGCCTTTCACTGTAGCGTGCTTGATGGAGACCCTTCGATGTTTCCCTGCGGCTCCCCTCGGCATACCGCACAACACCACGACGAACACTAAACTCG GAAAATTGGAGATACCAAAGGACACGGGCGTGCTATTTAACGCATACGGCGTGAACCACGATCCCAAGCTCTGGGACGAACCGGAAGAATTCCGACCGGAGCGCTTCCTGGACCCCGCCACCGGCAAGCTTCGCCGAGAACCGTTGCCCCTGGTCACTTTCGGCATGGGACCGCGGACTTGCCCCGGAGAGAAGCTGGCGCACGTGGACATGTTCTACATCCTCGTGCGACTCCTGCAGCGCCTCAGCGTCAGTGCAGGCGAAAAACAACCCATGGTGGACGTTCGTAGCCTGCGCTCGAACATATTCCTGTTGCCCGCCGAACAGAATATCACGCTCACTAGAAGGAACTAG